The Setaria viridis chromosome 2, Setaria_viridis_v4.0, whole genome shotgun sequence DNA window TCACGAGTTCGTGCATGCGAGTATGCTTTGTCTGGAACAGGACTGACTATGCTTGTATGCTTTTGTCTCATCGTCCGGCATGGCAAGCTCGCATGTACTGCAACTTTTATGTGCTTTCCATAAAAGCAGGGAAagcattttgtttttttcaagGCTTTCGTTACTTTCAGTTAACAATATATGAAACACTATCTGTAAGATAGTAACAAAAACAAGAGCAACGCTAGTACAGTTTTCAGACTTGATATCACAGCCCATGACAGCCGGAGCCAGAGAGCCTTACAGAAGAAAGAAATGGTGTACAGCAGGCCTCTCAAATGTTTCTCATATGTCAATAGACAGATTCAGTTACAGGCAGGAAAATGTTTGGGGTTAGATTTGAGGCCTCTATTAGCGTTAACAGTAGTATACTTTATGTGAACAATTTACATTGGGCAAGACTAGCGTATGGAGTATGATACATGCAAGGCTGGGGAATGAATTTTGGTATGTACTATGATACATTGGTGTAACCCAATATTCAGACACGCTTTCCTTTACTAGCtagagatggatggatggacggaTGGATGGAAGAGCCTGCGTTGTGTTTGACTAGTGCGTGGACAGGCTTGTGATCATCCATCCTGGCCTCCATGAGCTTCTCCCTCAGGCTCTGCTGTGGAGGTGCTGCTGGGGGCGCTTCCGCGGTGGCGCTGGACCTCCTGTTGGAAGACGGCGACCAGCCGCCTCCAGTCTTGTTCCTGCTCTCGGCGATTGCCGACCTCCAGAGCCTGCGTATGAGAGCGGTGTTCTTCCCCGCCGAACGCCGGCTGGCTCCCGAGGAACGAGCCTCCAAAGCAGAGCGATCGCTGGTCCCGAACCAGCTGCAGGAATCCCTGCCTCCGTCGTAGTCCATGTCGTAGCCCCCGTCGTCTTCGTCATCGATCTTTGCCAAGAAGAGGTCGGTCGCCGGGCTGACGGACTGCAGCGGCGTGTTGGAATTGGAATTGGAATCCGAGGACGCGGGGCTGTTGGCGCGGCGgttcatctccatctccatctcctccttctccttctccttgcGGAGGAAGTGCTCGAGCACGGAATCCGCATCCACCGAATCATCATTGTTGTGTTGGCTGGCGCGGCCGCGAGACCTTGCGGCGgatgagctcgccgccgccgactcccgGTTGGTCCGACGGAGGAAGGCCTCCATCTCGGCCTGCAGGCGGCTGAGGTGGGCGTACTTGGCCTCGAGCGCGAGCTTGGCGTCGGAGAGCTTCATCTGGACGCGCTCCTCGCGCCAGACCTCGGCCATCTGCAGCATCCGGCGCTCCTCCTCCATGTCCTCCCGCATGCGCAGGCACTCGCCGCGGAGCAGCTCCACCTCCGCCTggtcctcctccatctcccgcGTCAGCTCCGAGCACGCCTCCTCCATCAGCTCCCGGGCCTTGCGCTCCATCTCGTagctctccgcctgctgctTCGCCGACGACCGAGCCTCCGCCAGCTCGCGCATCAGCCGCGCGTTAGCCTGCTCCAGCTGCCGCCGGTGAGCCCGCTCCGAGCTAAGGTCCTCTctcagggcggcgacggcgtggcgggCCTTGTCCCGCACCCGGGCCTTCTCCTCGGCCACCTTCCGCAGGAAGCGGTCGAGCCTCTTGGTCACCacgcgccgctcctcctcgagCTCGCTGATGTGGCAACGCGCCTTCTCCAGCTCGGCCTCCATTAGTAGGAGCATCAGAGGAGAAGAACGGGCTGCTGGTGTTGATCGCCATCGCGAGAGACAGTGATGATGTTGGTTGTCCCATTTGGTGGCCTTCTCCAACATCGAGGAGGGCAGCTCCTCCACGCAGGCCTCGATCTGATTCATGATGCAGCGCAGTGGATGGATGAGCTGAGTGAGGTTCAGTGAAtaaagtagtagtagtagtatcaGGCAATGAGGAAGAATTGCAAAACACAACACCTTGTCTAACATGCCTTTGTGGTGGTGGATACTGCAGCATTGGCAATGGCTTCCAATTCCAGCAGCCCTTCTTTTGCCATGGCAGTGGTGGCTTGCTCTCCTCCCTTCCTGCGAGCACAGCAATGAAGTGAAACTGCTGCTGTTGTTCCAATGCAAACAAGTCACAACATTGACAAGGAGGCAACAGCAATTGATTCACAAAGTTTATACTATCCCTACAAATCTCATAAAGTGCGTCATGTCCCATTGCATTGCATATATGGCCCTCCTGACTGGCGATTTGTGAAAGACCTGATCACTTTTTGCCTATCATGCCATGGGAAATAGAAGCAGAGAAGCAGAGAGCagcaggggaggaggaagaaagaaacaaGGCTGGCTGCAAACAGAAAGCAGGAGGCGTCCATTCATCCAGAAGAGACTCAGAGAGCAACAATCTCAAGGATGCCTGCCTGCGAAACTTGACTGACCCGTGCATCAGACTGAAGAAAGGCAGCCCGAGCGAGTGCCAAACATGCGTGCCTTATAATAGCCAGGATTGTACTAGAACATTCATTCATATCATAGTAATAAACATATAAAAAGGGCACCTTTGGGGATCATCAGATCAGTCAAAAAGGAACCAACTTTTGGTCCCATCTTTAGCTTGTTTTAAGCTGAGCCCAATTTCATCTTGTGATTTTCCTTGCTTGATTATATTATTTGCCCCAGGAGCACAAATCAATTAGCAATCAGTGCATGGatcacggaggaggaggaggaggaggaggcgtcaACATACCGCTGCTTGGGTTGCCTTCATCCTCCGGGCGTGGCGCAGCCTCCAGAGCCCGGCGGCGAGGGACCtcgccgaggccgcggcgctCCCCCTGACAGGGACAGAGGCATTGCGGcgaggggtggcggaggagggggtCATGGGATGATCATGGACATGGAGAAGTTGGCCGGAGTTATTGTTAAAAGAAGATCATGAATGAATCTGATGTGGTTGTTGGTTTGCATGCGCATGTGACATGTCATGTGTGGCGTGACCAAGCACGAGGAACCCATCGCAATCGCAACTATTttcagaggagagagagagagattaggATGCTGGCTTTGCTATTTATTCTAGACTTGTAGCTTCTCCAccctttctcttcctcttctcgcCATGTCCATTCCTACTCCGATCCTCGCTTCAGATGTCACGTGCCAAAGCCAATGCTACACGCACTCTAGCTACTTCCATGGATTCTTCTCCCTTTTGAGATCcaaattcttctcttttttctggATTCATAGATATACTAAAAATTGTAAGAAAATGATTATGAAATGAGATGTATATCCTTGCATAATACATAGCATGCTATGGGGTGAATTGAATGGAGCGACGACAGACGTGGTTGGATTGGATGGAAACTTGTACCGAAGCAAAGTTGGATGGATTCATCCGTCCGCTCCGGATTGGTGGACCCACAAGCACAGAGACGAATATTTGGGTCCTTGGCTCGATGCTGCTCATGCCACTGTACCATCTTCGTGTCGTGTCCGGCATCTAGTAGTACTGTAGTGTAGGTCATCGATCATCTTTCATGATTTTCATTTGGGACATTTGAAAATTAAATATATAATTTATATGATACGAACTTGGTATCATCATATTCGTACCCTAGAGATACTTTCCTATATTTTTGTGGTAtcacacaaataaataattaataagtaattgttggtcaaaactTTGTTCACTGTAATTTTTTTGTTGTTGGGATCTCTGACCatcttttggattttttttagacAATGCAAGAAATGTTTCTTCATGTGTTTCCTTCTAGGAATGCACAGCAATGGCACGTGCAATAGGAACTTTGTATGTGTTCGATGGAGTGCGAGAAGAATA harbors:
- the LOC117845125 gene encoding uncharacterized protein, coding for MTPSSATPRRNASVPVRGSAAASARSLAAGLWRLRHARRMKATQAAEGRRASHHCHGKRRAAGIGSHCQCCSIHHHKGMLDKIEACVEELPSSMLEKATKWDNQHHHCLSRWRSTPAARSSPLMLLLMEAELEKARCHISELEEERRVVTKRLDRFLRKVAEEKARVRDKARHAVAALREDLSSERAHRRQLEQANARLMRELAEARSSAKQQAESYEMERKARELMEEACSELTREMEEDQAEVELLRGECLRMREDMEEERRMLQMAEVWREERVQMKLSDAKLALEAKYAHLSRLQAEMEAFLRRTNRESAAASSSAARSRGRASQHNNDDSVDADSVLEHFLRKEKEKEEMEMEMNRRANSPASSDSNSNSNTPLQSVSPATDLFLAKIDDEDDGGYDMDYDGGRDSCSWFGTSDRSALEARSSGASRRSAGKNTALIRRLWRSAIAESRNKTGGGWSPSSNRRSSATAEAPPAAPPQQSLREKLMEARMDDHKPVHALVKHNAGSSIHPSIHPSLASKGKRV